The following proteins are encoded in a genomic region of Enoplosus armatus isolate fEnoArm2 chromosome 11, fEnoArm2.hap1, whole genome shotgun sequence:
- the LOC139292865 gene encoding UDP-glucuronosyltransferase-like: MRNGVWFPTLGLLAWLCCISLGPVQGGKVLVMPVDGSHWLSMKILVKELSLRGHEVLVLVPESSLLIHSSESYKTEIYQVSYTKAELDGNFNTLKDNVFLKPPEITDLFVNVQRLINFTSMQVKGCESLLNNRPLMSRLRGKGFDLVLTDPFLPCGSILAHAFSIPAVYFLRGLPCELDTKANQCPSPPSYVPVAFAGNTNIMTFPQRVKNMLMSFVESYLCRIMYAHFDDLASRYFGDNLTYMDLLSHGAIWLLRYDFAFEWPKPVLPNMVFIGGINCAKKAPLPADLEEFVDGSGDDGFIVFTLGSMVSTMPEEVAKRFFDAFRQIPQRVVWRYTGVLPEDLPKNVRLMKWLPQNDLLAHPKAKVFITHGGTHGIYEGICNAVPMLMFPLFGDQGDNVHRMVVRGVAEKLSIYDVTAESLVAALNKIIHDKSYKEKMVTLSQIHLDRPVQPLELAAFWTEFVMRHKGAAHLRVAAHHLNWIQYHCLDVIGLLVVILLTVLWVTLKCCLFCTHKCCRKGTVKRKQA; the protein is encoded by the exons ATGAGAAACGGGGTGTGGTTTCCTACACTGGGGCTGTTGGCCTGGCTATGCTGCATCAGTCTGGGGCCCGTTCAGGGGGGGAAGGTGTTAGTTATGCCTGTGGATGGGAGCCACTGGCTTAGCATGAAGATACTGGTGAAGGAGCTCAGCCTCAGGGGCCATGAGGTCTTGGTGCTGGTGCCTGAAAGCAGCCTGTTGATCCACAGCTCAGAGAGCTACAAGACTGAGATCTACCAAGTGTCCTATACCAAAGCTGAACTGGATGGAAATTTCAACACCCTGAAGGATAATGTGTTCCTCAAGCCTCCAGAAATCACAGATTTGTTTGTCAATGTGCAGCGTTTGATTAACTTTACTTCAATGCAGGTGAAAGGTTGCGAGAGTTTGCTGAACAACCGGCCTCTGATGAGCCGACTGAGGGGAAAGGGCTTCGATCTTGTGCTTACAGACCCTTTCCTTCCCTGCGGCTCCATCCTGGCTCATGCCTTTTCCATTCCAGCTGTTTATTTCTTGCGTGGACTTCCATGTGAGCTGGATACAAAGGCTAACCAGtgcccctctcctccttcctatGTTCCTGTGGCCTTTGCTGGGAATACAAACATCATGACCTTCCCACAGAGAGTCAAAAACATGCTCATGTCTTTTGTGGAGTCCTACTTGTGCAGAATAATGTATGCTCACTTTGACGATCTGGCCAGCAGGTACTTCGGAGACAACTTGACCTACATGGACCTTCTTAGTCATGGTGCTATCTGGCTTCTGAGATATGACTTTGCTTTTGAATGGCCCAAACCTGTCTTGCCAAACATGGTTTTTATTGGAGGTATCAATTGTGCAAAGAAAGCTCCTCTGCCAGCG GACTTGGAGGAGTTTGTGGACGGCTCAGGAGACGACGGCTTTATTGTCTTTACCCTGGGCTCAATGGTGTCCACTATGCCTGAGGAGGTGGCTAAACGGTTCTTTGATGCCTTTCGGCAAATTCCTCAAAGg GTTGTGTGGAGATACACCGGGGTCCTACCTGAAGATTTACCCAAGAACGTCAGACTTATGAAATGGCTACCTCAGAATGATCTCCTAG CCCATCCCAAAGCTAAAGTCTTCATCACTCATGGAGGTACCCATGGCATCTACGAGGGTATCTGCAATGCTGTGCCCATGTTGATGTTTCCACTGTTTGGGGACCAGGGGGACAACGTACATCGCATGGTGGTCCGTGGCGTTGCAGAGAAACTCAGCATTTATGATGTGACGGCTGAAAGCCTAGTGGCTGCACTAAATAAAATCATCCATGACAAAAG TTACAAAGAGAAGATGGTGACACTGTCTCAGATCCACCTGGACCGTCCGGTTCAGCCTTTGGAACTGGCTGCTTTCTGGACTGAGTTTGTCATGAGACACAAAGGAGCTGCACATCTAAGGGTAGCTGCTCATCACTTAAACTGGATTCAGTACCATTGCTTGGATGTCATCGGCCTTTTGGTCGTCATTCTCTTAACTGTTCTGTGGGTGACACTCAAATGCTGCTTGTTCTGCACCCACAAGTGTTGCAGAAAGGGGACTGTAAAGAGAAAGCAGGCGTAA
- the LOC139292866 gene encoding granzyme B-like isoform X1 has translation MALTLAHKVSVEGVGVLTTKGAAESGIVGGKVAKPHSRPYMASLQFNGRHSCGGILIREDFVLTAAHCRQNQPMMVVLGAHDIFKEEKSQQLIEVAKYHPHPEYTGKYNYDIMLLKLKNNATLNKYVKPIALPKKDGKVPANINCTVAGWGITGTDKPASHVLKETTEKMQFSFECKNIWKNTFNGDHMICTKFDKKMGGVCQGDSGGPLICNSKPQGITAFTYECDCNNPKYPHVFTKVHFFLPWIKTVMQRLGNVA, from the exons ATGGCTTTGACACTTGCCCACAAAGTTTCCGTTGAGGGAGTTGGAGTGTTGACTACAAAAG GGGCTGCTGAGAGTGGCATAGTGGGTGGTAAGGTTGCAAAGCCTCACTCCAGACCCTACATGGCATCGCTCCAGTTTAATGGACGTCATTCATGTGGAGGGATACTTATTCGGGAGGACTTTGTTCTAACTGCAGCACACTGCAGACA AAATCAGCCCATGATGGTGGTCCTTGGAGCACATGACATTTTCAAGGAAGAGAAAAGTCAGCAGTTGATCGAAGTGGCTAAGTACCATCCACATCCGGAATATACAGGAAAATACAATTATGACATTATGTTACTCAAg ttaaaaaacaaTGCCACACTGAATAAGTACGTGAAGCCCATTGCACTACCTAAGAAAGATGGGAAAGTCCCAGCCAACATTAACTGCACCGTTGCTGGCTGGGGCATAACCGGAACCGATAAGCCTGCCTCACATGTACTGAAGGAGACCACGGAGAAGATGCAATTCAGCTTTGAGTGCAAAAATATATGGAAAAACACCTTCAATGGTGATCACATGATATGCACCAAATTTGACAAAAAGATGGGAGGGGTTTGCCAG GGGGACTCCGGCGGACCACTTATCTGCAACAGCAAGCCTCAGGGTATAACAGCTTTCACCTATGAATGTGATTGTAATAATCCCAAGTATCCCCATGTCTTCACTAAAGtccatttctttctcccctGGATTAAGACAGTGATGCAGAGACTGGGGAATGTTGCATGA
- the LOC139292866 gene encoding granzyme B-like isoform X2, which produces MTMIHAYCIFFFFRLLSLTGAAESGIVGGKVAKPHSRPYMASLQFNGRHSCGGILIREDFVLTAAHCRQNQPMMVVLGAHDIFKEEKSQQLIEVAKYHPHPEYTGKYNYDIMLLKLKNNATLNKYVKPIALPKKDGKVPANINCTVAGWGITGTDKPASHVLKETTEKMQFSFECKNIWKNTFNGDHMICTKFDKKMGGVCQGDSGGPLICNSKPQGITAFTYECDCNNPKYPHVFTKVHFFLPWIKTVMQRLGNVA; this is translated from the exons ATGACCATGATCCACGCatactgcattttctttttctttcggCTGCTCTCCCTCACTG GGGCTGCTGAGAGTGGCATAGTGGGTGGTAAGGTTGCAAAGCCTCACTCCAGACCCTACATGGCATCGCTCCAGTTTAATGGACGTCATTCATGTGGAGGGATACTTATTCGGGAGGACTTTGTTCTAACTGCAGCACACTGCAGACA AAATCAGCCCATGATGGTGGTCCTTGGAGCACATGACATTTTCAAGGAAGAGAAAAGTCAGCAGTTGATCGAAGTGGCTAAGTACCATCCACATCCGGAATATACAGGAAAATACAATTATGACATTATGTTACTCAAg ttaaaaaacaaTGCCACACTGAATAAGTACGTGAAGCCCATTGCACTACCTAAGAAAGATGGGAAAGTCCCAGCCAACATTAACTGCACCGTTGCTGGCTGGGGCATAACCGGAACCGATAAGCCTGCCTCACATGTACTGAAGGAGACCACGGAGAAGATGCAATTCAGCTTTGAGTGCAAAAATATATGGAAAAACACCTTCAATGGTGATCACATGATATGCACCAAATTTGACAAAAAGATGGGAGGGGTTTGCCAG GGGGACTCCGGCGGACCACTTATCTGCAACAGCAAGCCTCAGGGTATAACAGCTTTCACCTATGAATGTGATTGTAATAATCCCAAGTATCCCCATGTCTTCACTAAAGtccatttctttctcccctGGATTAAGACAGTGATGCAGAGACTGGGGAATGTTGCATGA
- the rabl3 gene encoding rab-like protein 3 isoform X3: MASLDRVKVLVLGDSGVGKSSLVHLLCQNQVLGNPSWTVGCSVDVRVQDYKEGTPEEKTYYIELWDVGGSVGSASSVKSTRAVFYNSVNGIMLVHDLTNKKSSQNLYRWSLEALNKDSSPTGVIVSNGDYDREQFAENPVPLLLIGTKFDQIPENKRSEVLTRTAFLSEDFNAEEINLVIEKRYFTRDPSQMTGFTDRKRFNFKSLHYD; encoded by the exons ATGGCTTCTCTTGACAGGGTAAAAGTATTAGTTTTAGGAGATTCCG GGGTGGGCAAGTCTTCCTTGGTCCATCTGCTATGTCAGAATCAGGTGTTAGGAAATCCATCATGGACTGTTGGTTGCTCTGTGGATGTACGG GTCCAAGACTACAAGGAGGGAACCCCGGAGGAGAAAACCTACTACATTGAACTCTGGGATGTTGGGGGATCAGTTGGCAGTGCCAGCAGTGTCAAAAGCACCAGAGCTGTCTTCTACAATTCAGTTAATG gaattATGTTGGTCCATGATTTAACAAATAAGAAATCCTCTCAGAATCTCTATCGCTGGTCACTAGAAGCTTTGAACAAGGATTCTTCTCCAACTGGAGTTATCGTCTCAAATGG TGACTATGATAGAGAGCAGTTTGCTGAGAACCCAGTGCCTTTGCTGCTGATTGGCACCAAGTTTGACCAGATCCCAGAGAACAAACGCAGTGAAGTTCTCACTCGAACGGCCTTCTTGTCTGAAGACTTCAATGCAGAGGAGATCAATCTC GTAATAGAGAAGAGATATTTCACAAGAGATCCAAGTCAG ATGACGGGTTTCACAGACAGAAAACGGTTCAACTTCAAGAGTTTGCACTATGACTGA
- the rabl3 gene encoding rab-like protein 3 isoform X2, producing the protein MASLDRVKVLVLGDSGVGKSSLVHLLCQNQVLGNPSWTVGCSVDVRVQDYKEGTPEEKTYYIELWDVGGSVGSASSVKSTRAVFYNSVNGIMLVHDLTNKKSSQNLYRWSLEALNKDSSPTGVIVSNGDYDREQFAENPVPLLLIGTKFDQIPENKRSEVLTRTAFLSEDFNAEEINLDCTNPRYLAAGTSNAVKLSRFFDKVIEKRYFTRDPSQMTGFTDRKRFNFKSLHYD; encoded by the exons ATGGCTTCTCTTGACAGGGTAAAAGTATTAGTTTTAGGAGATTCCG GGGTGGGCAAGTCTTCCTTGGTCCATCTGCTATGTCAGAATCAGGTGTTAGGAAATCCATCATGGACTGTTGGTTGCTCTGTGGATGTACGG GTCCAAGACTACAAGGAGGGAACCCCGGAGGAGAAAACCTACTACATTGAACTCTGGGATGTTGGGGGATCAGTTGGCAGTGCCAGCAGTGTCAAAAGCACCAGAGCTGTCTTCTACAATTCAGTTAATG gaattATGTTGGTCCATGATTTAACAAATAAGAAATCCTCTCAGAATCTCTATCGCTGGTCACTAGAAGCTTTGAACAAGGATTCTTCTCCAACTGGAGTTATCGTCTCAAATGG TGACTATGATAGAGAGCAGTTTGCTGAGAACCCAGTGCCTTTGCTGCTGATTGGCACCAAGTTTGACCAGATCCCAGAGAACAAACGCAGTGAAGTTCTCACTCGAACGGCCTTCTTGTCTGAAGACTTCAATGCAGAGGAGATCAATCTC GACTGCACCAACCCGAGATACCTTGCTGCAGGCACATCAAATGCAGTGAAGCTCAGCAGGTTCTTTGACAAG GTAATAGAGAAGAGATATTTCACAAGAGATCCAAGTCAG ATGACGGGTTTCACAGACAGAAAACGGTTCAACTTCAAGAGTTTGCACTATGACTGA
- the rabl3 gene encoding rab-like protein 3 isoform X1 has protein sequence MASLDRVKVLVLGDSGVGKSSLVHLLCQNQVLGNPSWTVGCSVDVRVQDYKEGTPEEKTYYIELWDVGGSVGSASSVKSTRAVFYNSVNGIMLVHDLTNKKSSQNLYRWSLEALNKDSSPTGVIVSNGSDYDREQFAENPVPLLLIGTKFDQIPENKRSEVLTRTAFLSEDFNAEEINLDCTNPRYLAAGTSNAVKLSRFFDKVIEKRYFTRDPSQMTGFTDRKRFNFKSLHYD, from the exons ATGGCTTCTCTTGACAGGGTAAAAGTATTAGTTTTAGGAGATTCCG GGGTGGGCAAGTCTTCCTTGGTCCATCTGCTATGTCAGAATCAGGTGTTAGGAAATCCATCATGGACTGTTGGTTGCTCTGTGGATGTACGG GTCCAAGACTACAAGGAGGGAACCCCGGAGGAGAAAACCTACTACATTGAACTCTGGGATGTTGGGGGATCAGTTGGCAGTGCCAGCAGTGTCAAAAGCACCAGAGCTGTCTTCTACAATTCAGTTAATG gaattATGTTGGTCCATGATTTAACAAATAAGAAATCCTCTCAGAATCTCTATCGCTGGTCACTAGAAGCTTTGAACAAGGATTCTTCTCCAACTGGAGTTATCGTCTCAAATGG CAGTGACTATGATAGAGAGCAGTTTGCTGAGAACCCAGTGCCTTTGCTGCTGATTGGCACCAAGTTTGACCAGATCCCAGAGAACAAACGCAGTGAAGTTCTCACTCGAACGGCCTTCTTGTCTGAAGACTTCAATGCAGAGGAGATCAATCTC GACTGCACCAACCCGAGATACCTTGCTGCAGGCACATCAAATGCAGTGAAGCTCAGCAGGTTCTTTGACAAG GTAATAGAGAAGAGATATTTCACAAGAGATCCAAGTCAG ATGACGGGTTTCACAGACAGAAAACGGTTCAACTTCAAGAGTTTGCACTATGACTGA
- the gtf2e1 gene encoding general transcription factor IIE subunit 1: MIEPELLTEVPAALKRLAKQVVRGFYGVEHALALDVLIRNPCVREEDMLELLKFDRKQLRSVLNTLKADKFVKCRMRVETAPDGKTTRHNYYFINYRVLVNVVKYKLDHMRRRIETDERDSTNRASFRCPCCFSTFTDLEANQLFEPMTGTFRCTFCQTEVEEDESVCPDARTQLARFNEQIEPIYALLRETEDVNLSHDLLEPEPTEIPALKQSRERAAASGLNSAGQHREAWSNKGSSYADLYTQNVVISMEEQDALQKQANEGKAPKERPVWLTQSTVQGAYSEPDILQNSGDGVPGAQDGVAGHGIGQADENEEVMRALLIHEKRGAAGAGGGVGGASAAAKGLASTTANASDSESDTSESDDDSPSGPPPAAAAQHRANEEEEEDDDEFEEVGDEPMVMVGGRSFSYREVSQRPELVEQMSAQEKEAYIEMGRNLFQDMYF, from the exons ATGATAGAACCAGAGCTGCTGACCGAGGTCCCTGCAGCACTTAAGCGGCTAGCCAAGCAGGTTGTAAGGGGTTTCTATGGAGTGGAACACGCCTTGGCCCTGGATGTGCTGATCCGCAACCCATGTGTACGTGAGGAGGACATGCTGGAGCTGCTCAAGTTTGACCGTAAACAGCTGCGCTCAGTACTCAACACCCTGAAGGCAGACAAGTTTGTCAAATGCCGCATGAGAGTGGAGACGGCTCCTGATGGCAAGACAACACGGCACAACTACTACTTCATCAACTACAG GGTACTGGTCAATGTGGTCAAATATAAATTGGATCACATGCGACGGCGCATCGAGACAGATGAGCGAGACTCCACCAACCGTGCCTCCTTCCGGTGCCCCTGCTGTTTCTCCACCTTCACCGACCTAGAGGCCAATCAGCTGTTTGAGCCCATGACAG GTACATTTCGGTGCACCTTCTGCCAGACGGAAGTAGAAGAGGATGAGTCAGTCTGCCCTGACGCCAGGACACAGTTGGCACGTTTCAATGAGCAGATCGAACCCATCTACGCGCTGCTACGTGAGACAGAAGATGTCAACTTGTCCCATGACCTGCTGGAGCCTGAGCCTACTGAGATTCCTGCCCTCAAACAGAG CCGTGAACGTGCTGCAGCATCCGGACTAAACTCTGCAGGCCAACACCGCGAAGCCTGGTCTAACAAAGGCTCATCCTACGCTGACCTGTACACCCAGAATGTGGTTATCAGCATGGAGGAGCAGGACGCCCTGCAGAAGCAGGCCAATGAAGGCAAGGCACCAAAGGAGAGGCCCGTCTGGTTGACCCAGAGCACCGTGCAGGGTGCTTACAGCGAGCCAGACATACTCCAGAACA gtGGGGACGGCGTACCCGGAGCCCAGGATGGAGTCGCTGGTCATGGAATTGGTCAGGCAGATGAAAATGAGGAAGTGATGCGCGCCCTGCTCATCCACGAGAAGAGGGGTGCGGCAGGAGCAGGCGGAGGTGTAGGTGGAGCGAGCGCTGCTGCGAAGGGGCTCGCCTCCACCACAGCTAATGCCAGTGACTCGGAGAGCGACACCAGCGAATCAGATGACGACTCCCCCTCAGGTCCTccccctgctgcagctgctcagcaTCGGGccaacgaggaggaggaagaggacgatgACGAgtttgaggaggtgggggatgAGCCGATGGTGATGGTGGGAGGCCGGTCGTTCTCATACCGAGAGGTCAGCCAGAGGCCAGAGCTGGTGGAGCAGATGTCTGCGCAGGAGAAGGAGGCCTATATCGAAATGGGACGAAACCTCTTCCAGGACATGTacttctga